The nucleotide sequence CTGAAGATGATCCTCACTCTGCATAATGTGGTGATAGACAGTGCGGATAGAGATGCTTCCAGTTTTTAAATATCTAGAGAGTCTGCTTGTCCCCACTTCAGCCGGAAGGTCTCTTTTTTTATGGTAATCTTCCAATTTTTCGTCTGTAAACTCCTGCAGGGTTTTAAGAGCAGCTTCTTCCCCGACGTCCTCTCTTTCTTCAAGGCTGCCGATAATCTCCTTAAGCTTTTCAGCCCCATTACCAGGAAGGTCCTGCTTTGAAACGGTGCAGGCACTTAGTTTTTTCAGATCGATTTCGGCAGGCTGTTTTTTTTCAAGCTTGCTCCACGCTTTGTAATAAGGCGTGTATACTTTGTAAAGGGAGCCGTCCTGCTTTTTAACTTCCTGAGCCCCATGAAGGAAATGATCCTGAAACGTCCAGTACTCGACCTCATTTTCTTTCAGAACCTTTTTCACCTTTTCATCGCGTTCTTTTCCGTAGCCTGTTTCATCTTCATTAAATAAAAACAGGGTGATCTCAGGTATTTTTTTAATTAATGATTCCATTATTTCTTCTGTCTCGCCATACATCAGATGAAAGGCAATTTTATGTTCCCTGCAATGATCCATAAACGCCTTTAATGTCTGAAAAAAATAGTGATGGCGGAAGTCTGCCGGGTTTTCAAGAAAAGCCGGATTCAGCTGAAAAAACAAAAACAGCTTTCCGTTATGTTCTTCTGCCCATTTTACGGCCTCTGACAGGGCTGTATGATCCTGCAGCCTTAAATCTCTTCTGAACCAGACTGCTGCTGTCTTCATGACAATCACCTCTTTCATGATTGTACTGTTTTCCCCCGGCGAATGAAAGAAATGATAGGCTCGGTAAAGAACAAAAGCGTAAGCGCCAAAGTCCGCTCCGATAGGCAGATAAAAATCCGTCGGAAAAGTCCGGGTCCCGCCTTTTTTGACGGATTTGTTCTGACAGAGGATTTAGGCGCTTCCGCTTGCCGAGGATAACTTTGTTATGTAATCCACAGCCTTTTGCTCTTTATCATTTCCTTAACAAAGAAAAAGACAAGAGCCGGGTTCACACCGGGCTCTTGCCTTTTCGGTTTATATAAGTAAGAATTACTCAGTCATTTCAATCAGCAGATCACCAGTCTGAATGGCTTCACCGTTTGCAACATGAATCTCTTTTACGGTACCTGAGAATGGAGCCTGAACGGTCGTTTCCATTTTCATAGCCTCAGTGAGAAGAAGATGATCGCCCTTGCTTACTTTTTCGCCTTTTTCAACAAGTACTTTTATCACTGTTCCGGGCATTGTCGCACCAATGTGATCCTTGTTGCCTTTATCAGCTTTCATTTTGGCGGTAACCGTTGCCTTGACGTTTTCATCGCGGATGATGACTTCACGCGGCTGTCCGTTCAGTTCAAAATAAACGACCCGCGTACCGTCCGGCTGAGGTTCGCCTATTGATACTAGTTTTACGATCAAGGTTTTACCCTGTTCAATTTCGACTTCAATCTCTTCGCCAAGTCTCATTCCGTAAAGGAATGTAGGTGTATCAAGCACAGAAATATCACCGAATTGTTCAAACGTCTTTGCATAGTCAAGGAAGACTTTAGGGTATAGAGCATGGGCAATCGCATCGAAACTTGTCACCTGACGGCCAAGCGTTTTAAACAGGTCTTCTTTTAAAGCAGGAAAATCAACCGGCTCAAGCAGTTCTCCCGGTCTGACCGAAATTGGATCTCTGCCTTTAAGAATGATTTTTTGCAGTTCTTCAGGAAATCCGCCATGCGGCTGGCCGAGATAGCCTTCAAACAGCTCTACAACTGAA is from Bacillus sp. FSL H8-0547 and encodes:
- a CDS encoding deoxyribodipyrimidine photo-lyase; the protein is MKTAAVWFRRDLRLQDHTALSEAVKWAEEHNGKLFLFFQLNPAFLENPADFRHHYFFQTLKAFMDHCREHKIAFHLMYGETEEIMESLIKKIPEITLFLFNEDETGYGKERDEKVKKVLKENEVEYWTFQDHFLHGAQEVKKQDGSLYKVYTPYYKAWSKLEKKQPAEIDLKKLSACTVSKQDLPGNGAEKLKEIIGSLEEREDVGEEAALKTLQEFTDEKLEDYHKKRDLPAEVGTSRLSRYLKTGSISIRTVYHHIMQSEDHLQDKGKETFIKELAWRDFYNMVYVQFPNSVNEEADQRYRTIKWNTDKERLKAWKEGKTGYPIVDAGMRQLNAEGWMHNRLRMITASFLTKDYLLDWRLGEAYFAEKLVDYEPGSNIGGWQWAASVGTDPVPYFRVFNPVTQSKKFDPDGEYIKKYVPELRDVDAKRIHEPWKMSRGEQKEAGCIIGNDYPEPTVIHSEQRVKAIEMFQGI